The Polyangium aurulentum genomic interval GGTCTCGAAGTCCTTCCCCGTGAACACGCTCGGGCTCGTCGTGTAATCATAGGGTCCTTGCCCCGCGCCGGATTGCTCGAGGTCGTGGATGCGCACGTGCATGGCCTCGACCGGCGTCCGCAAGCGCGTGCCGCCGAACGGGAGGTCCTCGAAGCCTGCGTTTGGTAGGTAAAACCGGAACACGGTGAGCCCCGCGTGGGCCTCGCGCCCGAGCGGCGGCGCGAGCGGGTCGGCGTGGTGATCGAGCAGCGTCACCGCGACGGAGCCGAGGTCCTTGTCGCTCGCCAGCACGAGCCGCGCCTCGAGGCCTCCCGCGCGCTTGCAATGGAACATGCGGCCCTGGACGTCGAGGGGGGGCACCGGCGGTTCGGGCGCCGCGAATCCCTCGCGCCACGCCGCTTGCCGGTTCGGGTTTGTCAGAGCCGATTTGTCGTCGAGCCGCCCCGTGATGGGCGCGTGCACCTCGTACCCTCGCGCGACGGGGCCGACCATGGCGCGCGGCTCGCCGCCGGTGTCCACCACGAACACGCCGAGCCGCGGGCCTTCCGCGCCGAGGTAAGCGACCTCCTGGCGGTTCGTGAGCGTGAAGTAATCGGCTACGAAGGCGCTCGCGACCGTCGCGCCGATCTCCCGGTTCTCGAACATGTCGAAATACCAGCCGGTCCATTTCGGCGGCTCCCCGCTGTCGCCCGAATAGCCGCCCTTCGGCAGGTACTCCGCCACCATGGCGAGCCACGTCCGCTGCGCCTCGGTCGGCGCTCCGGAGCCGAGCTCGGTCCCTGCGATCGCGCGCAGGGTGCGCAGGGTGCGCTCGAGGCCCGCAAAGCCTCCCCCCGCCGCCTTGCGCAGGCCCTCGACGTGGGCGAGGAGCGCGTCGTATGCGGGCGCGAGCGGCTCGAGGTACGCGTCGGGGATCTCGCAGCCATAGGAGTCGTACCCCTGCCCCGCCAGGAGCACGAAGGTGTGGCGGAGCTGCCCGTAAGCGACGAGCGCCGAATTCATGCGAGAATCAGCATAGGCGTCGCGGCTCATGAACGAGGGCCGAACGCCCTCGGGATCGCGGGAGAGGGCGACGATCGCGCGCAGCCAGCTCGCCTGCACGTCCTTGCCTCGCTCGGCCTGGGAGGCGAGCTGCCGCCGCGCGGCCCCGAGCTCGGCGCCGAGCGGCGCGAATTGCTTCAGATCGGCCGCCAGCCAGTGATTGGCGCGATCGTGACCGAGCAGGTGCGCGACGTCGGCCGCGCCGAGGCGATGGCGCCCCGGGACCCGGTCATGCACGAGCCGGGTGAGCGGGGCGATGTCGGGCACGATGCGCGGGCCGAGGAGCGTCGCAATCGCGGGCAGCTCGGGCGCGTTCTCGGGCGTGAAATGGGTGCGCGCGGTCCGCTCGTATCCGTCGCCGATCGCCGTTTTCAGCTTCTCGGGCGCAGCCGGATCGTTCGGGCGAATCCCCTCTTTCTGCATGATCCGGAGCAGCTCGGGGATGGACACGTCCTCGCGGCGGCCGGCGAATGCGCCGTAGACCTCCTCGAAGGCCGCGAGCTCGGAGAGCGCCCCCGCGCGCTGCACGAGGTCTGCGAGGGCCAGCGCGTCGCGCGCCTCCCGCGGCGTCTCGCGGGGATCGGGCGAGGCGTCGGGGTGGGAGCTGCGCGAGGAGCGGGAGA includes:
- a CDS encoding DUF3160 domain-containing protein, which translates into the protein MRARLGPFLPLALALASALGAACHGSGPEPANVAPAQSLSLAASSKSAPAPRASSPRIDLAKMTDKEACGLPVEGQAQHVLQHDAPTALPEPQCPAGNPFCDSVESPPAGADACFVANENIRRAEAKSRAPAPRAAGTSAPPPRPADVSAAWDGVKKPKYLDRIDAHFHLTKAEQGLLRRNGFVVLDRVAYTDYASAFHDVFQEELPLYVGIDPILHAVFRGTESVLERVEQKKLAPALRSLLRKMRGTLARSRGVYDETTLADLDLHLAVAASLAGEEPGRDGGHSLFGQEEAVRAVLAAVGNKTLEPIELFGRPRVVDFSQLEPRGHYSAFNPEAKWSPSAYFQAVMWLSRLEYNLVSRSSRSSHPDASPDPRETPREARDALALADLVQRAGALSELAAFEEVYGAFAGRREDVSIPELLRIMQKEGIRPNDPAAPEKLKTAIGDGYERTARTHFTPENAPELPAIATLLGPRIVPDIAPLTRLVHDRVPGRHRLGAADVAHLLGHDRANHWLAADLKQFAPLGAELGAARRQLASQAERGKDVQASWLRAIVALSRDPEGVRPSFMSRDAYADSRMNSALVAYGQLRHTFVLLAGQGYDSYGCEIPDAYLEPLAPAYDALLAHVEGLRKAAGGGFAGLERTLRTLRAIAGTELGSGAPTEAQRTWLAMVAEYLPKGGYSGDSGEPPKWTGWYFDMFENREIGATVASAFVADYFTLTNRQEVAYLGAEGPRLGVFVVDTGGEPRAMVGPVARGYEVHAPITGRLDDKSALTNPNRQAAWREGFAAPEPPVPPLDVQGRMFHCKRAGGLEARLVLASDKDLGSVAVTLLDHHADPLAPPLGREAHAGLTVFRFYLPNAGFEDLPFGGTRLRTPVEAMHVRIHDLEQSGAGQGPYDYTTSPSVFTGKDFETEGLPARPRGVEAFVIGRAAR